From Hippoglossus stenolepis isolate QCI-W04-F060 chromosome 6, HSTE1.2, whole genome shotgun sequence, a single genomic window includes:
- the cdh26.1 gene encoding cadherin-like protein 26, with product MRTFSLLLLVALAALAESGHGKHMRRAKRELLLRSKRRWVLSTIELVEEESVVGRKKLISQMHNDQVKEEAHNTKFRISGKGVDEAPLGLFEINEDTGEVFVKRSIDRETDPTFDLKFQILHRTTDLEVDPPLSIIVEIGDINDNAPIFNNLPLTANVKEHTKEGILPVVLDVFDRDQEDTQNSEVTIRMLKQEPAEPKIELEQLNNSRAQLTFKGCFDYDKIKTYKVTVEAKDHGKPTLSSTTVVTLNVVDTNTHLPKFKNNKVQGKVWESVTERDVLRVAVEDKDTPQTPGWRAKYFLVDKKEEEYFQIETDPVTNEGILNVIKGKDYERTSLITLLIGVENEEPLFVCADKSTGTVTLPPIDKVNITIKVMDLNDEPKFEKEKVDVYLKEEEEPGKLLFTPKVTDPDSDLDKIRFVLLEDPADWLTINEFTGEVTSVKKMDRESPFVNEKGIYKAVICAIDDGEPPANSTCRLLIHLGDVNDNTPKLASKSVILCGNKGNKAMVPVIDPDDPPYSGPFAFSLGDDDKNVEQQWKLDPAFGMEGGLVSLKPLAYGNYSVPLEIKDQQGMSAKDTVVMIVCDCGETDVCPARGPLSSSIGPAGVGLIILGLLIFSLLLLLFICKCGQRAIKHIPIPDDEGHQTLMKYNEEGGGASSTAMPAMPTLPWLPSNGGTVTDNLKQASGQIYKADPVMIQNVGNYKASGSIMSHSNMSTMETHQRDTLRTLGGQSMNLSRNPSRSNSYRVPMQGGSTRHMQSFSMRSNIYLPDLIERRIHMIDGDHIDHPMHEPLHYAYEGQGSQCQSLDKLSLSNLGDATEFLNDLGPKFKTLGNICHQTAQDNNTQI from the exons ATGAGGACTTTTTCCCTGCTTCTGTTG GTTGCATTAGCAGCCCTGGCAGAGTCTGGCCATGGGAAGCACATGAGGCGTGCTAAGCGG GAGCTTTTGCTGCGATCCAAAAGAAGGTGGGTTTTGTCTACGATCGAACTAGTAGAGGAAGAATCTGTCGTGGGTCGAAAAAAACTTATTTCACAG ATGCATAATGACCAGGTTAAAGAGGAAGCGCATAACACAAAGTTCCGTATCAGTGGAAAGGGTGTGGATGAGGCACCACTGGGCTTGTTCGAAATCAATGAAGACACCGGAGAGGTGTTTGTCAAAAGATCCattgacagagagacagacccCACTTTCGAC TTGAAGTTTCAAATCTTGCACAGGACGACAGACCTAGAAGTAGACCCTCCACTATCTATAATTGTAGAAATAGGGGACATCAATGACAATGCACCTATTTTTAACAATCTTCCCCTGACTGCCAATGTAAAGGAACACACAAAAGAGG GGATCTTGCCAGTGGTGCTGGATGTTTTTGACAGGGATCAAGAGGACACGCAAAACTCTGAAGTCACCATCCGTATGCTTAAACAGGAACCGGCAGAGCCCAAGATTGAGTTGGAACAGCTCAATAACTCAAGGGCCCAGCTCACATTTAAAGGATGTTTTGACTACGAT AAAATCAAGACATATAAAGTTACGGTTGAAGCAAAAGATCATGGGAAACCAACTTTATCCTCCACTACTGTTGTTACTCTCAATGTTGTTGATACAAACACCCATCTACCAAAGTTCAAGAATAATAAG GTCCAGGGTAAGGTGTGGGAATCAGTCACCGAAAGGGATGTCTTGAGAGTCGCAGTAGAAGACAAAGACACTCCTCAAACTCCTGGATGGCGGGCCAAATATTTCCTCGTTgacaaaaaagaggaagaataCTTCCAAATTGAAACTGACCCCGTCACAAATGAGGGTATTCTGAATGTCATTAAG GGGAAGGATTATGAGAGGACAAGTTTAATAACCCTGCTGATCGGAGTAGAGAACGAAGAACCCCTTTTTGTTTGTGCAGACAAATCAACCGGCACAGTCACACTTCCACCTATAGATAAAGTCAACATCACAATAAAAGTGATGGACCTCAATGATGAACCCAAgtttgagaaagagaaagttgaTGTGTACctaaaggaagaggaggagccgggGAAGTTGCTGTTCACTCCAAAGGTTACTGATCCGGACTCTGACTTAGACAAGATCAG GTTTGTGCTGTTGGAAGATCCAGCGGATTGGCTGACCATCAACGAGTTTACAGGAGAAGTCACATCGGTGAAGAAAATGGACAGAGAATCACCCTTTGTTAATGAGAAGGGCATTTACAAAGCAGTCATCTGCGCCATTGATGACG GTGAACCTCCAGCCAACAGTACATGCCGGCTGCTGATCCACCTGGGGGATGTCAATGACAACACGCCAAAGCTGGCAAGCAAAAGCGTCATTTTGTGTGGAAACAAGGGCAACAAGGCCATGGTGCCTGTCATAGACCCAGATGATCCTCCATACAGTGGGCCCTTTGCCTTTTCTCTGGGAgatgatgataaaaatgtgGAGCAGCAATGGAAACTAGACCCTGCTTTCG GTATGGAAGGTGGCCTTGTTAGCCTGAAGCCACTTGCTTATGGCAACTACTCTGTGCCACTGGAGATTAAGGACCAACAGGGCATGAGCGCAAAAGATACCGTAGTAATGATAGTGTGCGACTGTGGAGAAACAGACGTTTGCCCAGCCAGAGGGCCGCTCTCATCCAGCATCGGGCCTGCTGGTGTTGGATTGATTATTCTGGGATTGCTCATATTTTCGT tgctgCTACTCCTCTTTATATGTAAGTGTGGACAAAGGGCGATCAAACACATCCCCATCCCGGACGATGAGGGACACCAGACCCTTATGAAGTACAACGAAGAAGGAGGCGGCGCTTCAAGCACA GCTATGCCCGCTATGCCCACTCTGCCCTGGCTACCTTCAAATGGGGGAACTgtgacagacaacctgaaacaGGCCAGCGGGCAG ATCTATAAAGCGGATCCTGTCATGATCCAGAATGTGGGTAACTACAAAGCCTCGGGGTCCATCATG AGTCATTCTAACATGAGCACAATGGAAACGCATCAGAGGGACACTCTCAGAACACTTGGAGGGCAGAGCATG AACTTATCAAGGAATCCAAGCAGGAGCAACAGCTACCGG GTACCCATGCAGGGAGGCTCAACAAGGCACATGCAGTCTTTCAGCATGCGGTCAAATATATACCTTCCTGATCTCATCGAAAGG AGAATCCACATGATTGATGGAGACCACATCGACCACCCGATGCACGAGCCCTTACACTATGCCTACGAGGGTCAGGGAAGCCAATGCCAGTCACTGGATAAGCTGTCCCTCAGCAACCTGGGAGATGCTACAGAGTTTCTGAATGATTTAGGGCCAAAGTTCAAGACCTTGGGCAACATCTGTCACCAAACGGCTcaagacaacaacacacagatttGA
- the LOC118111686 gene encoding dysbindin-like isoform X2, translating into MRERQRFFEEVYQHDVDNYLPSAHLQIDSRKPPMGSISSMEVNVDVLEQMDLMDISDQEALDVFLNSGSGAEDGELASPLPECEDDDEEEEDEDAEVVYRERAPLKRQNEVHRGAKSRMSSTSSGSSDTSGAGEDTPVIQSDDEEVHADTLLLTSAPQTRDEETEEEDEEERGLAIEGRGV; encoded by the exons ATGAGGGAGCGACAGCGTTTCTTTGAGGAGGTCTACCAGCACGATGTCGATAACTACTTGCCCTCTGCTCACTTGCAGATCGACAGCAGGAAAC CTCCAATGGGCAGTATCTCATCTATGGAAGTGAATGTGGACGTCCTGGAGCAGATGGACCTGATGGACATATCTGACCAGGAGGCTCTAGATGTGTTTCTAAACTCGGGCTCTGGAGCAGAGGATGGAGAGCTGGCTTCCCCACTACCAG AGTGTGAGGATGacgacgaagaggaggaggatgaagacgcAGAGGTGGTCTACAGGGAGCGTGCGCCTTTGAAACGGCAAAACGAAGTCCACCGCGGCGCCAAGTCTCGCATGTCGTCCACATCATCTGGTTCCAGTGACACCAGTGGGGCCGGAGAGGACACGCCTGTGATCCAGTCTGACGATGAAGAAGTCCACGCGGACActctgctgctgacctctgctCCCCAAACCAGGgatgaagaaacagaggaggaagatgaggaggaaagaggCCTTGCAATAGAGGGCAGAGGAGTCTGA
- the LOC118111686 gene encoding dysbindin-like isoform X1 encodes MSSTGSTNHNKRLASETDNSQRLLDNDSTQHLKMRERQRFFEEVYQHDVDNYLPSAHLQIDSRKPPMGSISSMEVNVDVLEQMDLMDISDQEALDVFLNSGSGAEDGELASPLPECEDDDEEEEDEDAEVVYRERAPLKRQNEVHRGAKSRMSSTSSGSSDTSGAGEDTPVIQSDDEEVHADTLLLTSAPQTRDEETEEEDEEERGLAIEGRGV; translated from the exons CGGAGACAGACAACTCTCAGCGGTTGTTGGATAACGATTCTACCCAGCACCTGAAGATGAGGGAGCGACAGCGTTTCTTTGAGGAGGTCTACCAGCACGATGTCGATAACTACTTGCCCTCTGCTCACTTGCAGATCGACAGCAGGAAAC CTCCAATGGGCAGTATCTCATCTATGGAAGTGAATGTGGACGTCCTGGAGCAGATGGACCTGATGGACATATCTGACCAGGAGGCTCTAGATGTGTTTCTAAACTCGGGCTCTGGAGCAGAGGATGGAGAGCTGGCTTCCCCACTACCAG AGTGTGAGGATGacgacgaagaggaggaggatgaagacgcAGAGGTGGTCTACAGGGAGCGTGCGCCTTTGAAACGGCAAAACGAAGTCCACCGCGGCGCCAAGTCTCGCATGTCGTCCACATCATCTGGTTCCAGTGACACCAGTGGGGCCGGAGAGGACACGCCTGTGATCCAGTCTGACGATGAAGAAGTCCACGCGGACActctgctgctgacctctgctCCCCAAACCAGGgatgaagaaacagaggaggaagatgaggaggaaagaggCCTTGCAATAGAGGGCAGAGGAGTCTGA